The following are encoded together in the Corynebacterium jeikeium genome:
- a CDS encoding serine/threonine-protein kinase yields MNLSHPPAPEDFLNDLSVLGYSNVQQLGQGGMGTVFRAYKQNLDRTVAIKVVSHDRVSDTEYVNRFHAEMRTMAALDHPAIVPVYDGGVTAHGFPYFAMKYIEGQNLHDFLRRRRAIRQPLTVQEVAQILAPIASALDYLAALPNPVVHRDIKPANILLPSSDVSDPPALLTDFGIAIDRESTRMTRVGMRIGTDGYTAPELLATKDVTEPPQPNALSEQYSLGLVAFELLTGIYVRGSVTDEQWAVNRPVPELKSHLIHPADVSSIKAVNGVFARVLAVNPHKRFATASEFISALQSAVAAHQSANLVRDVGRSALSKKLLTLVATVVVIATIVSAGVWHFSASQWEGEDARLASKFPEIVSEKSGGAGWQSTSCEHREPGTGELARIACNSDRLSVVIAHFDSVEARDAVVPAEGAQTMKSSRCSALTMPMESSDSAFGVFPQGDLSTYGIIVSGENAEDLRLKLPMC; encoded by the coding sequence ATGAATCTTTCCCATCCCCCTGCGCCTGAAGACTTCTTGAATGACTTAAGTGTCTTAGGGTATTCGAACGTCCAGCAACTTGGACAAGGAGGAATGGGCACTGTTTTTCGCGCCTACAAGCAAAACCTAGATCGAACTGTGGCAATCAAGGTGGTGTCACACGATCGCGTCTCCGACACCGAGTATGTCAATAGATTCCATGCGGAAATGCGTACGATGGCTGCGCTGGATCATCCTGCGATTGTTCCTGTGTACGACGGGGGCGTGACTGCACATGGCTTTCCTTACTTCGCGATGAAGTACATCGAAGGCCAGAATCTCCACGACTTCTTGCGCCGACGCCGAGCCATTCGCCAGCCACTTACTGTTCAGGAAGTTGCGCAGATCTTGGCACCGATTGCGAGCGCACTCGATTATCTAGCGGCGCTACCGAATCCTGTGGTTCATCGCGATATCAAACCGGCAAATATTCTGTTGCCATCTTCCGATGTGAGCGACCCTCCTGCTTTGCTGACGGATTTCGGTATTGCGATTGATCGGGAATCTACGCGCATGACCCGGGTAGGGATGCGTATCGGCACGGATGGTTACACTGCTCCCGAATTGTTGGCTACGAAGGACGTGACGGAACCGCCCCAACCCAACGCGTTGAGTGAACAGTATTCACTCGGCCTGGTTGCTTTTGAACTGTTGACAGGCATCTACGTTCGTGGCTCCGTAACGGATGAGCAATGGGCGGTGAACCGACCCGTGCCAGAGCTTAAAAGTCACTTGATACATCCAGCGGATGTTTCGAGCATTAAGGCCGTCAACGGAGTTTTTGCGAGGGTTTTGGCCGTTAACCCGCACAAGCGTTTCGCTACCGCTTCGGAGTTTATTTCTGCTCTGCAGTCTGCAGTTGCTGCGCATCAGTCGGCGAATTTGGTGCGAGATGTAGGGCGAAGCGCTCTTTCCAAGAAGCTCCTCACGCTTGTCGCAACTGTGGTTGTAATTGCCACGATCGTTTCAGCGGGCGTTTGGCATTTTTCCGCGTCTCAATGGGAAGGTGAAGATGCGCGGCTAGCTAGTAAGTTTCCGGAAATCGTGAGCGAGAAGTCTGGGGGAGCAGGTTGGCAGTCTACGTCGTGTGAGCATCGAGAACCTGGCACGGGCGAGCTTGCCCGCATTGCTTGTAATTCGGATCGACTTAGTGTTGTCATCGCCCACTTCGATTCGGTTGAAGCTAGGGATGCAGTGGTTCCAGCTGAAGGTGCCCAAACAATGAAGTCGAGTCGATGCAGCGCGTTAACTATGCCGATGGAATCGAGCGATTCTGCTTTCGGGGTGTTCCCTCAAGGTGATCTTTCTACCTACGGGATTATCGTCTCCGGCGAGAATGCTGAGGACCTGCGTTTGAAACTTCCGATGTGTTAG
- a CDS encoding NAD(P)-dependent oxidoreductase translates to MNITILGATGMAGTAIAQEATRRGHHVTSVSRNPPETNDPHTTVARLDLTDLEAPLQPVLNDADAVVLAVRMAPGDESSVAPLTSHVLDHAAVAGVRVLVVGGAAPLRSPHDRELRVLDDPTFVPPQWRDVASASLDQFNACTEHPNQNWTYLSPSAVFEPGQGTGAYRRGGDTLLINHDGTSRITPADLALAVLDELEQPSTQRHFTAIEQAKGLA, encoded by the coding sequence ATGAACATCACGATTCTCGGAGCCACCGGCATGGCCGGTACCGCGATCGCGCAGGAGGCCACACGCCGCGGCCACCACGTCACTTCCGTATCGCGTAACCCACCGGAGACCAACGACCCGCATACTACCGTCGCTCGTCTCGATCTGACAGATCTCGAGGCACCCCTGCAGCCCGTCCTGAACGACGCAGACGCCGTCGTGCTCGCCGTGCGCATGGCCCCCGGCGATGAGAGCAGTGTGGCTCCGCTGACCAGCCATGTCCTCGACCACGCCGCTGTCGCGGGGGTTCGGGTTCTGGTCGTAGGAGGAGCAGCACCCTTACGCTCACCTCACGATCGGGAGTTGCGCGTCCTGGACGACCCCACCTTCGTGCCGCCCCAGTGGCGTGACGTCGCATCGGCCAGCCTCGACCAGTTCAACGCATGTACAGAACATCCGAACCAGAACTGGACCTACCTGAGTCCGTCGGCAGTCTTCGAGCCCGGACAGGGAACCGGCGCTTATCGCCGAGGCGGTGACACGCTTCTGATCAACCACGACGGTACGTCGCGGATCACCCCTGCGGACCTGGCCCTGGCCGTACTCGATGAGCTGGAACAGCCCAGCACCCAACGTCACTTCACCGCCATCGAGCAAGCAAAGGGTCTGGCCTAA
- the alr gene encoding alanine racemase, with amino-acid sequence MSDRHLAELVVDLDAIAHNVRVFREAAAPAGVLAVVKADAYNHGVDVVAPAMLDAGVEQLGVATLGEALHLREILAGLGESYASAPITAWMWTPGEDLAEVFAADINVGVPSLAHARSLVDQAEKTQREAQVSAPVRVTLMVDTGLSRSGVSPAEWRETVELLASKTELVEVTAVMTHMASADDPKSEANNLQAARFAEAIEFCRSRGLRVPCNHIANTPATLHRPDLAYQLVRPGVGLYGIDPIGVDVELRAAMTLRARVTTTRVVPKGEGVSYSHTWRAQRDTRTAVVALGYADGLPRSVSGKMQVTINGKTYPQIGRVCMDQIVVELGPADGAEGSTNGAADVKPGDWAVIFGEGGNSADEFAELAGTISYEVLTMPRGPRVKRVFKGGRPDFSADGSCAAATADDMRALGEQLGKQLEAGTVVVLSGPLGAGKTTLTQGLAAGLGVKGRVQSPTFTIVRTHRAGQRGVGLLHMDAYRLLGADVEEGIEPGRHIDRNEVLDALESLDIDADIDDVVVVAEWGRGVVEPLSEKVLDVQIDRGSVGSPADLAAPEVPAADSRTVTWRWV; translated from the coding sequence ATGTCGGATCGTCACCTTGCGGAACTAGTCGTTGACCTGGATGCCATCGCGCATAATGTGCGCGTGTTCCGAGAGGCTGCGGCTCCCGCCGGGGTATTGGCCGTGGTGAAGGCCGATGCGTACAACCACGGGGTGGACGTGGTGGCGCCCGCAATGCTGGATGCGGGCGTGGAACAGCTGGGTGTGGCCACCCTGGGGGAGGCTCTGCATTTGCGCGAGATTCTCGCGGGTCTGGGGGAGAGTTACGCTTCCGCGCCGATCACCGCCTGGATGTGGACTCCTGGCGAAGACCTGGCAGAGGTGTTCGCAGCGGATATCAACGTTGGTGTGCCCTCGCTGGCGCACGCGCGTTCCTTGGTGGACCAGGCCGAGAAAACGCAGCGGGAAGCGCAGGTTAGCGCTCCTGTGCGCGTGACACTCATGGTGGATACCGGTCTTTCCCGCTCCGGCGTGAGCCCCGCCGAGTGGCGGGAAACTGTTGAGTTGCTGGCATCCAAGACGGAACTGGTGGAAGTCACCGCTGTGATGACCCACATGGCCAGCGCCGACGACCCTAAGTCGGAAGCGAATAACCTGCAGGCCGCCCGCTTTGCGGAAGCTATCGAGTTTTGCCGATCCCGCGGGCTGCGGGTGCCCTGCAATCACATTGCAAACACACCGGCCACTTTGCACCGTCCTGATCTCGCCTACCAGCTGGTGCGACCGGGCGTCGGACTATACGGCATCGACCCGATCGGGGTGGACGTCGAACTGCGCGCTGCGATGACACTGCGCGCCCGAGTGACAACAACCCGAGTAGTGCCGAAGGGGGAGGGGGTGAGCTACAGCCACACTTGGCGGGCACAGCGGGATACCCGCACTGCCGTGGTGGCGCTCGGCTACGCTGACGGGCTGCCGCGAAGCGTATCCGGAAAGATGCAGGTAACGATCAACGGGAAAACATATCCGCAGATCGGGCGAGTATGCATGGATCAGATCGTCGTGGAGCTGGGGCCGGCCGATGGTGCTGAAGGATCTACCAACGGCGCCGCAGACGTGAAACCGGGTGACTGGGCGGTGATCTTCGGCGAGGGTGGCAACAGTGCAGACGAGTTTGCGGAGCTGGCGGGCACGATTAGCTACGAAGTGCTGACGATGCCGCGGGGGCCGAGGGTCAAGAGGGTGTTTAAGGGCGGCCGCCCGGACTTCTCTGCTGACGGTTCCTGTGCGGCCGCGACCGCCGACGACATGCGGGCTCTCGGCGAGCAGCTGGGTAAGCAGCTGGAGGCCGGGACCGTGGTGGTGCTCTCCGGCCCGCTGGGTGCGGGCAAGACGACCCTGACCCAGGGGCTGGCCGCTGGCCTGGGAGTGAAGGGGCGCGTGCAGTCGCCGACGTTCACCATCGTGCGGACCCACCGCGCCGGGCAGCGCGGGGTGGGGCTGTTGCACATGGACGCCTACCGCCTGCTGGGTGCGGACGTGGAGGAGGGCATCGAGCCGGGGCGCCACATTGACCGCAACGAGGTGCTTGACGCTCTGGAGAGCTTGGACATTGACGCGGACATTGACGACGTGGTCGTGGTGGCGGAATGGGGCCGCGGGGTGGTGGAGCCCCTAAGCGAGAAGGTGCTTGACGTGCAGATCGACCGGGGTAGCGTGGGCAGCCCCGCCGACCTGGCCGCTCCGGAAGTACCGGCTGCGGATTCGCGCACCGTCACGTGGCGCTGGGTCTAA
- a CDS encoding EamA family transporter, protein MNTSSHGRRDSLLWTCLTALAPATWGTTYIVTTHLLPAGHPLFAAFMRTLPAGIIALCLSRQLPRGSWRWKSFVLGGLNMAAFFPLLFLSAQRLPGGVAATLNAVQPIIVALLAVAVLHEQLSGWRLGWGVVGVVGVALVVLGPSAALDPVGVVEGLGGAVAMATGVVLTKKWKLPEGVSPVALAGWQLTSAGLLLAIPALLVEGPPPVIPVHGWLGYAWLGLVGALVSYSLWFTGIRRLPVTSTALLGLLSPLVAALLGALIAHEHLGAEQYLGFAIALGAMVCGQLPAPTNYRKDNS, encoded by the coding sequence ATGAACACTTCTTCTCATGGGCGCCGCGATTCGTTGCTGTGGACCTGTTTGACGGCGCTGGCCCCCGCTACGTGGGGGACGACATACATCGTGACCACCCACCTCCTCCCAGCCGGGCATCCATTGTTTGCTGCGTTCATGAGGACGCTGCCGGCAGGGATCATCGCCTTGTGCCTGTCGAGGCAGCTGCCGCGCGGTTCGTGGAGGTGGAAGAGCTTCGTGTTGGGCGGTCTGAACATGGCCGCGTTCTTCCCCCTGCTGTTCTTGTCGGCGCAGCGTCTTCCGGGCGGGGTAGCGGCCACGCTGAATGCGGTACAGCCCATCATCGTTGCCCTGCTGGCCGTGGCTGTCCTCCACGAGCAACTCTCCGGATGGCGTCTGGGATGGGGTGTCGTGGGTGTCGTGGGCGTGGCCCTCGTGGTTCTCGGTCCAAGCGCTGCCCTGGACCCGGTGGGCGTGGTTGAAGGACTCGGCGGCGCAGTGGCCATGGCCACCGGCGTGGTCCTCACCAAGAAGTGGAAGCTCCCGGAAGGTGTCTCGCCCGTCGCACTGGCCGGTTGGCAGCTGACGTCCGCCGGCCTGCTGCTGGCGATCCCGGCGCTGCTGGTGGAGGGACCACCGCCGGTAATTCCTGTCCATGGCTGGCTTGGGTACGCCTGGCTCGGCCTGGTCGGGGCGCTGGTCTCCTACAGCCTCTGGTTTACCGGCATCCGACGGCTTCCGGTCACGTCCACAGCCCTCCTGGGACTCCTCTCGCCGTTGGTCGCCGCCCTGCTCGGCGCCCTGATCGCGCATGAACACCTCGGAGCCGAGCAGTACCTCGGCTTCGCGATCGCCCTGGGTGCCATGGTCTGTGGCCAGCTCCCCGCCCCCACCAATTATCGAAAGGACAATTCATGA
- the glmS gene encoding glutamine--fructose-6-phosphate transaminase (isomerizing), with product MCAIVGYVGNSEALQIGLDALERMEYRGYDSAGIAVVEQGSLHLEKKEGKLQNLIDRIDEVGRDSFLGTACIGHTRWATHGRPNDVNAHPHRSFDGKAAIVHNGIIENFSTLRAEIEAAGIELESETDSEVAAHLLALAYNEGETAGDFQASALKVLSRLDGAFTVLFVHDDHPGTIVAGRRSTPLIVGVGEGEMFLGSDVAAFIDRTKNAVELGQDNAVVITADSYDIYDFDGNPVEGKPFTIDWDLDAAQKDGFDSFMMKEIHEQPAAVRDTLAGHFDGRRIVLDEQRLSDEDLRGVEKVFVVACGSAYHSGLLAKYAIEHWVRLPVEIEVASEFRYRDPVLDQRTLVVAVSQSGETADTLEAVRHAKMQGARVLAVCNTNGSQIPRESDAVLYTHAGPEIGVASTKAFLAQVAANYLVGLALAQARGTKYADEIAEIYYALEALPEKIEKTLGLRDQILQLAEELGPVKTMLFLGRHVGFPVALEGALKLKELAYIHAEGFAAGELKHGPIALIEDDLPVVVVVPSPNGRPVLHSKIVSNIQEIRARGAKTIVIAEEGDEAVRPYANWLLEIPGTTSLMQPLLSTVPLQFLAADIARQCGNEDIDKPRNLAKSVTVE from the coding sequence ATGTGTGCAATTGTTGGCTACGTAGGTAACTCCGAGGCCCTCCAAATCGGGTTGGATGCGCTGGAGCGAATGGAATACCGCGGATATGATTCCGCAGGCATCGCAGTTGTCGAGCAGGGCTCCCTGCACCTCGAAAAGAAGGAAGGCAAACTGCAAAACCTCATCGACCGCATCGATGAGGTCGGCCGCGATTCCTTCCTCGGCACTGCCTGCATCGGCCACACCCGCTGGGCGACCCACGGCCGCCCCAACGACGTGAATGCGCACCCGCACCGTTCCTTCGATGGCAAGGCCGCCATCGTCCACAACGGCATCATCGAGAACTTTTCCACCCTGCGTGCAGAGATCGAGGCCGCTGGCATCGAGCTGGAATCCGAGACCGACTCCGAGGTTGCCGCACACCTGCTGGCGCTCGCCTACAACGAAGGCGAGACGGCCGGAGACTTCCAAGCTTCCGCGTTGAAGGTTCTTTCCCGCCTGGACGGCGCCTTCACCGTGCTGTTCGTCCACGATGACCACCCGGGCACTATCGTCGCAGGCCGCCGCTCTACCCCGCTGATCGTCGGCGTGGGCGAGGGTGAAATGTTCCTCGGCTCCGACGTAGCGGCCTTCATCGACCGTACTAAGAACGCCGTGGAGCTGGGTCAGGACAATGCGGTGGTCATCACCGCCGATTCCTACGACATCTACGACTTCGACGGCAACCCGGTGGAAGGAAAGCCCTTTACCATCGACTGGGACCTGGATGCGGCGCAGAAGGACGGCTTCGATTCCTTCATGATGAAGGAAATCCACGAGCAACCCGCCGCAGTCCGCGACACCCTGGCTGGCCACTTCGACGGCCGCCGCATCGTGCTGGACGAACAGCGCCTGTCCGACGAAGATCTGCGCGGTGTGGAGAAGGTTTTCGTCGTCGCCTGTGGCTCGGCATATCACTCCGGCTTGCTGGCCAAGTACGCCATCGAGCACTGGGTGCGCCTACCCGTTGAGATCGAGGTCGCCAGCGAGTTCCGCTATCGCGACCCAGTGTTGGATCAGCGCACTCTCGTTGTGGCCGTGTCCCAGTCCGGCGAGACCGCCGACACGCTGGAGGCCGTACGTCACGCGAAGATGCAGGGCGCCCGTGTTTTGGCTGTCTGTAACACCAACGGTTCGCAGATCCCACGCGAATCCGATGCCGTGCTGTACACCCACGCCGGCCCCGAGATCGGCGTGGCCTCCACGAAGGCTTTCCTGGCGCAGGTCGCCGCGAACTACCTTGTGGGCTTGGCCCTGGCCCAAGCCCGTGGCACCAAGTACGCCGACGAGATCGCGGAGATCTACTACGCTCTGGAGGCTCTGCCGGAGAAGATCGAGAAGACCCTCGGCCTGCGTGACCAGATCCTGCAGCTGGCCGAGGAGCTCGGCCCGGTGAAGACCATGTTGTTCCTGGGGCGCCACGTGGGCTTCCCAGTTGCGCTCGAGGGCGCGCTAAAGCTGAAGGAGCTGGCCTACATCCACGCGGAGGGCTTTGCCGCCGGCGAGCTCAAGCATGGCCCGATCGCTCTGATCGAGGACGACCTGCCCGTCGTCGTTGTCGTGCCTAGCCCGAACGGCCGTCCGGTGCTGCACTCCAAGATTGTCTCCAACATCCAGGAGATTCGCGCCCGCGGTGCGAAGACCATCGTCATTGCCGAGGAAGGCGATGAGGCCGTCCGTCCGTACGCTAACTGGCTGCTGGAGATTCCGGGAACCACGTCGCTGATGCAGCCGCTGCTGTCCACGGTTCCACTGCAGTTCCTGGCCGCCGACATTGCGCGCCAGTGTGGCAACGAGGACATCGACAAGCCACGCAACCTGGCAAAGTCTGTCACCGTCGAATAG
- a CDS encoding dienelactone hydrolase family protein: MKNLITRLGKRGPHRVMVGDLNFAGIPGRVYTPAEGNGIPGIAFGHDWRVGVDAYHSTLRHLASWGFAVAAPDTEKGFSPNHRGFAADLETALQILAGVRLGNGNVTVQPNELYLAGHGMGASAAVLAATGRRHRSELKGYETEPTINGVMAVYPADTSPDATEAAKYVKAPGLVLEAGRLGETPMGNAKRMAAHWGGDVVYRELLGASASSFHEKYGRSFALGAGLPQFSQQELARGLMTGFVLAEDEKKYESFRDSHAELKKTRTATQHELYKNLPENVDLDERLAEIF; the protein is encoded by the coding sequence ATGAAGAACCTAATTACTCGTTTGGGCAAGCGCGGCCCGCACCGCGTGATGGTCGGTGACCTGAACTTCGCTGGAATTCCGGGGCGCGTTTATACCCCGGCGGAAGGTAACGGCATCCCCGGCATCGCTTTCGGACACGATTGGCGTGTCGGGGTGGATGCGTACCACTCGACGTTGCGTCACCTGGCCAGCTGGGGCTTCGCTGTAGCGGCGCCAGATACGGAAAAGGGCTTTTCTCCGAACCACCGTGGCTTTGCCGCCGACCTAGAAACTGCACTGCAGATCCTGGCTGGTGTGCGTTTGGGTAATGGCAATGTCACGGTGCAGCCGAATGAGCTGTACCTGGCTGGACACGGCATGGGCGCTTCGGCTGCAGTGCTGGCTGCGACGGGCCGCCGCCACCGTAGCGAGCTGAAGGGCTATGAAACCGAGCCCACCATCAACGGTGTGATGGCCGTTTACCCGGCGGATACTTCTCCGGATGCGACGGAGGCTGCGAAGTACGTGAAGGCTCCCGGCCTGGTACTGGAGGCTGGTCGTTTGGGCGAGACCCCGATGGGTAACGCCAAGCGCATGGCCGCCCACTGGGGCGGGGACGTTGTATACCGCGAGCTTCTGGGCGCTTCTGCAAGCAGCTTTCACGAGAAGTACGGCCGTAGCTTCGCTCTGGGTGCCGGTCTGCCGCAGTTTAGCCAGCAGGAGCTGGCACGCGGCCTGATGACTGGCTTCGTCCTGGCCGAGGATGAGAAGAAGTACGAATCCTTCCGCGATAGCCACGCCGAGCTGAAAAAGACCCGCACCGCCACCCAGCACGAGCTCTACAAGAACCTGCCGGAGAACGTAGATCTGGACGAGCGGCTAGCGGAAATCTTCTAA
- a CDS encoding LysR family transcriptional regulator: MELQQLRYVVAIAEKRNFTRAAECCFVVQSALSHQIKALEKELGTALFVRSSRRVELTPAGEAFLTEARISLAAADRAVAVAAEAVGQVRGSLSVGVIPTVTAVSVPDIVAAFHASHPHVDLTVRGGGSNEFMRDLSSGRLDVAFLGVGADVTPASGLTAHEIARGRLVAVMASQHRLAHRGTLALADLADETFVDFPAGSPGRLQGDRAFAAAGLQRRVGFEAMSTEFMLALVERGLGVCLLPVDCVPANPALRAIPVVDGPCRTEYIAWGSFNPSPAARAFIEQVKESIALHMVD, from the coding sequence GTGGAACTCCAACAGCTCAGGTACGTCGTGGCGATCGCCGAGAAACGCAACTTCACGCGAGCAGCAGAATGCTGCTTCGTCGTGCAGTCAGCCCTGAGCCACCAGATCAAGGCCCTCGAAAAGGAACTCGGCACGGCACTGTTCGTGCGCTCATCCCGCCGGGTCGAGCTGACCCCCGCCGGCGAAGCCTTCCTCACGGAAGCACGGATCAGCCTCGCAGCCGCTGACCGCGCCGTGGCGGTCGCCGCCGAGGCCGTGGGCCAGGTCCGCGGAAGCTTGTCGGTAGGTGTGATCCCGACGGTCACAGCCGTCAGCGTGCCCGACATCGTCGCAGCCTTCCACGCCAGTCATCCCCACGTGGATCTCACCGTGCGGGGCGGGGGAAGCAATGAGTTCATGCGCGATCTCAGCAGCGGGAGACTCGACGTAGCATTCCTCGGCGTGGGCGCCGACGTCACCCCAGCGTCCGGACTCACCGCGCACGAGATCGCCCGAGGGCGTCTCGTCGCTGTCATGGCGTCACAGCATCGGCTAGCACACAGGGGCACCTTAGCCCTGGCCGACCTGGCCGACGAGACGTTCGTTGACTTCCCGGCCGGGTCACCGGGCAGGCTCCAAGGCGATCGGGCATTCGCTGCCGCAGGCCTTCAACGCCGCGTGGGCTTCGAGGCGATGTCGACCGAGTTCATGCTCGCCCTCGTCGAACGCGGGTTGGGCGTCTGCCTGCTGCCCGTCGACTGTGTGCCAGCCAACCCAGCGCTGCGAGCCATTCCCGTGGTCGATGGCCCTTGCCGGACCGAGTACATCGCGTGGGGATCTTTCAATCCGAGCCCCGCCGCTCGAGCGTTCATCGAACAGGTCAAGGAATCAATCGCCCTGCACATGGTCGACTGA
- the tsaD gene encoding tRNA (adenosine(37)-N6)-threonylcarbamoyltransferase complex transferase subunit TsaD has translation MINVLAVDTSTNYVTCGIVQVSANGQVNVLSERLVDNVRGHMELLAPNIQVCLAEAELSPGDLHSVVAGTGPGPFTGLRVGMATAAAFGDALSIPVHGIPSAAATAWEHATSQVGSKAFGDYLIVSDARRREFYHSRMSFFPGLAGRLCSEVQVPASVHAPDVVREIQSEFDRWPLRVLSASAVAEQTEELFGSQEGCQIESVDAHPTPRGLVLAALESLGSVPGLLADAPALRALYLRRPDAKEPKAKAVSKALDFSRVHELGAQVSAAGADSDVVEDGPHAGSQSARVRQLAPADAPACAEIEQILFPEDSPWSAEAFASEIAAPHTHCLALEVTDTAREPQLIGYAILAASGPAHDPEAEIHTIGILPEWQGRGLSKLLMDQLVTIADRLHTPIFLEVRTDNRPAVGLYERYGFAIEGTRRAYYQPSGADAFTMVRPGLIVDATPTPDTETSNRPVYIMGIESSCDETGVGIVASTATAGNGAGQPGNGAEQLRIVANKVASSMEQHARFGGVVPEIASRAHLEAMQPTMRAALAEARKNVPGFRTPDVVAATVGPGLAGALLVGAAAAKAYALAWEVPFYGVNHLGGHVAVGTLADDATENTGSGHSDLSGHSGPNDLSNAIALLVSGGHTQILHVTGVGAPMEELGSTLDDAAGEAYDKVARLLGLGYPGGPVIDRLAAHGDPQAIAFPRGMMRQQDSRYDFSFSGLKTAVARYVEKAEKEGMSLPIEDVCASFQEAVVDVLVTKALRACEDKGARVMLLGGGVSANRRLREVAAERCGEVGVELKIPQAKLCTDNGVMMAALAARLVAAGEEPSGLSTPTDPSLDVEEPVLRNR, from the coding sequence ATGATCAACGTGCTGGCCGTCGATACCTCTACCAACTATGTCACCTGCGGAATCGTCCAAGTTTCTGCGAATGGCCAGGTGAACGTACTTTCCGAACGACTGGTGGATAACGTTCGCGGTCACATGGAGCTGCTCGCCCCTAACATTCAGGTTTGCCTCGCCGAGGCGGAGCTTTCCCCTGGTGATTTGCACTCGGTCGTCGCCGGCACCGGCCCGGGGCCGTTTACGGGGTTACGGGTTGGCATGGCTACCGCCGCTGCTTTTGGTGACGCCCTCTCGATTCCAGTCCACGGCATTCCCAGCGCAGCCGCTACGGCGTGGGAGCACGCAACCTCCCAGGTCGGGTCTAAAGCCTTCGGCGACTACCTGATCGTCTCCGATGCCCGCCGCCGGGAGTTTTACCACTCGCGCATGAGCTTCTTTCCCGGGCTGGCAGGGCGGCTGTGCTCTGAAGTGCAAGTTCCGGCTTCCGTTCACGCGCCAGATGTGGTGCGGGAGATCCAGAGTGAGTTCGACCGTTGGCCGCTGCGGGTGCTTAGCGCTTCTGCGGTAGCAGAGCAGACGGAAGAGCTTTTTGGCTCCCAGGAGGGCTGCCAGATCGAAAGCGTGGATGCTCACCCCACGCCTCGTGGTCTGGTACTCGCTGCGCTAGAGTCCCTCGGTTCGGTTCCGGGGTTGCTCGCCGACGCGCCCGCGCTGCGTGCGCTTTACCTGCGCCGCCCAGATGCGAAGGAGCCGAAGGCGAAGGCAGTTTCGAAGGCGCTGGATTTTTCCCGCGTGCACGAGCTGGGCGCCCAGGTCTCTGCGGCAGGCGCCGATAGCGATGTTGTGGAGGATGGTCCGCATGCAGGCTCCCAGTCCGCTCGCGTGCGCCAACTCGCTCCCGCCGATGCACCCGCTTGCGCGGAGATCGAGCAGATCCTCTTCCCTGAGGATTCCCCCTGGTCCGCGGAAGCCTTCGCCAGCGAAATCGCCGCACCGCACACCCACTGCCTAGCCTTGGAGGTAACCGATACCGCGCGCGAACCCCAGCTGATCGGTTATGCCATCCTGGCCGCCTCCGGCCCGGCCCACGATCCGGAGGCGGAGATCCACACCATCGGCATTCTTCCCGAGTGGCAGGGGCGAGGGCTATCCAAGTTGCTCATGGACCAACTTGTCACCATTGCGGACCGCCTGCACACCCCCATTTTCCTCGAGGTACGCACCGACAACCGCCCCGCTGTCGGTCTATATGAGCGCTACGGTTTTGCCATCGAGGGTACCCGCCGCGCCTATTACCAACCCTCTGGTGCCGATGCCTTCACCATGGTGCGTCCCGGTTTAATTGTTGACGCCACCCCAACCCCAGATACCGAGACTTCAAACCGGCCCGTCTACATCATGGGTATCGAAAGCTCCTGTGACGAGACCGGCGTGGGCATCGTCGCCAGCACGGCGACCGCTGGCAACGGCGCTGGGCAGCCTGGCAACGGCGCTGAGCAGCTAAGAATCGTGGCGAACAAGGTGGCATCCTCCATGGAGCAGCACGCCCGCTTCGGAGGCGTGGTCCCAGAGATCGCCTCTCGCGCGCACCTGGAGGCCATGCAGCCGACCATGCGTGCCGCCCTGGCGGAAGCGCGCAAGAACGTCCCCGGTTTTCGCACACCGGACGTCGTGGCCGCCACCGTTGGACCAGGTCTGGCCGGAGCCCTTCTAGTTGGCGCTGCGGCCGCGAAGGCCTATGCCTTGGCGTGGGAGGTTCCGTTCTATGGTGTGAACCACCTGGGCGGGCATGTGGCCGTCGGAACTCTCGCAGACGATGCCACAGAGAACACTGGCAGCGGCCACAGCGATCTCAGCGGCCACAGCGGACCCAACGACCTCAGCAACGCCATCGCGCTTCTGGTCAGCGGCGGGCACACGCAGATTCTGCACGTTACCGGTGTGGGTGCCCCGATGGAAGAGCTCGGCAGCACCCTGGACGATGCTGCAGGCGAGGCCTATGACAAGGTCGCACGTTTGCTGGGCCTGGGCTATCCGGGCGGCCCAGTGATCGACCGACTGGCCGCACATGGAGACCCGCAGGCCATCGCTTTTCCGCGTGGCATGATGCGCCAGCAAGATTCGCGCTACGATTTCTCCTTCTCCGGGCTAAAAACCGCCGTTGCTCGCTACGTGGAAAAGGCGGAAAAGGAGGGCATGAGCCTTCCCATTGAAGATGTGTGCGCTTCCTTCCAAGAGGCAGTGGTGGATGTCCTCGTCACCAAGGCCTTGCGCGCCTGCGAGGATAAGGGGGCTCGCGTGATGCTGCTCGGCGGAGGTGTTTCTGCGAACAGGCGGCTGCGGGAAGTAGCGGCCGAAAGATGCGGAGAAGTGGGCGTCGAACTAAAAATCCCGCAAGCGAAGCTTTGCACCGACAACGGCGTGATGATGGCGGCACTTGCCGCGCGGCTCGTTGCGGCAGGGGAGGAGCCCAGCGGTTTATCGACGCCTACTGACCCCTCGCTGGATGTGGAAGAGCCTGTCCTGCGGAATCGCTAG